One genomic region from Cucumis melo cultivar AY chromosome 9, USDA_Cmelo_AY_1.0, whole genome shotgun sequence encodes:
- the LOC103498579 gene encoding stress-induced protein KIN2-like: MADSSQKMSYQAGEAKGQAEEKASNLMDKASNAAQSAKETIQEAGQQMMAKAQGAADAIKDATGMNK; the protein is encoded by the coding sequence ATGGCAGATAGTTCCCAAAAGATGAGCTACCAAGCTGGAGAGGCCAAAGGTCAGGCTGAAGAGAAGGCGAGCAATCTAATGGATAAGGCAAGCAATGCAGCGCAATCGGCTAAAGAGACGATACAAGAGGCAGGCCAACAGATGATGGCAAAGGCTCAAGGAGCGGCCGATGCTATCAAGGATGCAACTGGCATGAACAAATAA